Proteins encoded in a region of the Flavobacteriaceae bacterium HL-DH10 genome:
- a CDS encoding RNA methyltransferase yields the protein MLSKSQIKLITSLKQKKYRQQHGFFVVEGIKTIKELIQSHLELHALYTTETFNINAKDEILITETDLKRISFLTTPNKALAIFKMPEVKAINNNRLIVALDAVRDPGNLGTIIRLCDWFGITDLVCSKETVDCFNPKVIQATMGSITRVNISYVDLEVFLKASNAAIFGAFMDGETVYTKQLPETGILVMGNEANGVSKEVEAIISEKISIPRFGDIQATESLNVATATAILLSEFKRRLY from the coding sequence ATGCTTTCAAAAAGTCAAATAAAGTTAATAACGAGTTTAAAGCAAAAAAAATATAGACAGCAACATGGTTTTTTTGTTGTTGAGGGTATTAAAACAATAAAAGAACTCATACAGTCTCATTTAGAACTTCATGCATTATATACGACAGAAACATTCAATATTAATGCCAAAGATGAAATTTTAATTACTGAAACCGACTTAAAGCGTATTAGTTTTTTAACAACCCCTAATAAGGCATTGGCTATTTTTAAAATGCCTGAGGTTAAAGCTATAAATAACAATCGGCTTATTGTAGCTCTTGATGCGGTTCGCGATCCTGGAAATTTAGGAACTATTATAAGACTTTGCGATTGGTTTGGTATTACAGATTTGGTATGTAGCAAAGAAACTGTTGACTGTTTTAACCCGAAAGTAATACAAGCTACTATGGGGTCTATTACTAGAGTTAATATAAGTTATGTTGATTTAGAGGTGTTTTTAAAAGCAAGTAATGCCGCTATTTTTGGAGCCTTTATGGATGGTGAAACGGTTTATACTAAGCAATTACCAGAAACAGGTATTTTGGTTATGGGGAATGAAGCTAATGGAGTGTCAAAAGAAGTAGAAGCTATTATTAGTGAAAAAATTTCAATTCCGAGGTTTGGAGACATACAAGCTACTGAAAGTTTAAATGTGGCTACTGCAACCGCCATTTTGTTAAGTGAATTTAAACGAAGACTTTACTGA
- a CDS encoding porin family protein, with translation MKHFFILLAFFFVIQTTNAQLFKKEKVTYDANQGKGGTDNDLLRWGYFLGINNYDFNFDYNQDLRDIYVKRSPGFSVGLIGNLRINSFIDLRLEPGLLITTRELYYSQTYFQGIDFKTSDLTREVKSTYIHVPLLVKISTKRINNFKPFIVGGFSTALNLSSNETNPNDNSNGQFRTKKNMLFYELGFGIDFYLYNFKFTPSIRGLFAINDELIRDEDPNSPWTSNIASMKTRGVFINFTFQ, from the coding sequence ATGAAGCACTTTTTTATATTATTAGCCTTTTTTTTCGTGATTCAAACCACTAATGCGCAGTTATTTAAAAAAGAAAAAGTGACTTATGATGCTAATCAAGGTAAAGGTGGTACTGATAATGATTTACTACGCTGGGGATATTTTTTAGGCATTAATAATTACGACTTTAATTTTGACTATAACCAAGACTTACGCGACATCTATGTAAAAAGAAGTCCAGGATTTAGTGTTGGTTTAATAGGTAATTTACGCATAAATAGTTTTATAGATTTGCGCTTAGAACCAGGTTTACTCATTACGACAAGAGAACTCTACTATAGTCAGACTTATTTTCAAGGTATTGATTTTAAAACTTCTGATTTAACACGAGAAGTTAAATCTACCTATATACACGTACCTCTATTAGTAAAAATTTCTACAAAACGAATTAATAATTTTAAACCATTTATAGTTGGTGGTTTCTCAACAGCTTTGAATTTATCTAGTAACGAAACAAATCCGAATGACAACAGCAATGGGCAATTTAGAACTAAAAAAAACATGCTTTTTTATGAGCTAGGTTTCGGTATAGATTTTTACTTATACAACTTTAAATTCACCCCTTCTATTCGAGGATTATTTGCTATTAACGATGAGCTTATTAGAGACGAAGACCCTAATAGCCCATGGACTAGTAATATTGCTAGTATGAAAACACGTGGTGTATTTATTAATTTTACATTTCAGTAA
- the ubiE gene encoding bifunctional demethylmenaquinone methyltransferase/2-methoxy-6-polyprenyl-1,4-benzoquinol methylase UbiE translates to MSKIKPYKNSDLGKKEQVTKMFDTISGDYDGLNRVISFGIDIKWRKKVVKLVKENNPDTVLDIATGTGDLAINLAETNASKIVGFDISSGMLEIGKQKIIKKGLESKIDMILGDSENMPFEDNSFDAITVAFGVRNFESLENGLKEIFRVLKPNGTFVILETSIPIKSPYKQGYKFYTKNILPLIGKVFSKDRSAYKYLCESASVFPYGEALNNILRKIGFINVEDFPQTFGVATIYKSSK, encoded by the coding sequence TTGTCAAAAATTAAGCCCTACAAAAACAGCGATTTAGGTAAAAAGGAACAAGTTACCAAAATGTTTGATACAATTTCTGGAGATTATGATGGATTAAACCGTGTGATTTCATTTGGAATTGATATTAAATGGCGCAAAAAAGTAGTAAAACTAGTTAAAGAAAATAATCCTGATACTGTTTTAGATATTGCCACAGGAACAGGTGATTTAGCAATAAACCTTGCAGAAACAAATGCCTCAAAAATAGTTGGCTTTGATATTAGTAGTGGTATGCTTGAAATTGGCAAACAAAAAATTATAAAGAAAGGTTTAGAATCTAAAATTGATATGATTTTAGGCGATAGTGAAAATATGCCTTTTGAAGATAATAGTTTTGATGCCATTACAGTAGCTTTTGGAGTTAGAAATTTTGAAAGTCTAGAAAATGGGCTAAAAGAAATTTTTAGAGTACTAAAACCTAATGGCACTTTTGTTATATTAGAAACTTCTATACCAATAAAATCACCCTATAAACAAGGTTATAAATTTTACACAAAAAACATTTTACCACTAATAGGAAAAGTCTTTTCTAAAGACAGAAGCGCTTATAAATATTTATGCGAATCTGCTTCTGTTTTTCCTTATGGTGAAGCGTTGAACAATATTTTACGTAAAATTGGGTTTATTAATGTTGAAGATTTTCCGCAAACATTTGGTGTGGCAACAATTTATAAATCATCTAAGTAG
- the trkA gene encoding Trk system potassium transporter TrkA encodes MKIIIAGAGEVGFHLAKLLSYESQEITLIDPNKKSLAYADTHLDIRVIKGDATSISILKDARVNSCDLFIAVTSSETTNITVCVLAKQLGAEKTIARITNTEFIHYKDEVGFTKFGIDELISPEALAASEIELSLKQSSFNENYEFEDGALTMAGLTLSKTASFIGKTVKEAAQIFPEIHFVPIAIQRFGTQFTIIPRGDTKFKRGDNVVFITSEGGDEELCRLTGKVNREIKNVMILGGSQIGYKTARDLSEKGFNVKLLEGDRDRAFDLAEELTKVLVINSDGRNVDLLEEENISEMDAFIAVGTNSETNIMSCLVAKSKGVKKTIALVENIDYFDLSHSIGIDTLINKKLLAANNIFRYIRKGEVVAMTKLNNLNAELLEFEVKGTSAICNKIIKNINFPRTAIIGGVVRNGVGMIALGDFKIEEGDRVVVCCLLQSIKRVEKLFL; translated from the coding sequence ATGAAAATAATCATTGCTGGTGCAGGTGAAGTTGGGTTTCATTTGGCAAAACTTTTGTCATATGAGTCTCAGGAAATTACCTTGATAGATCCAAATAAAAAAAGCTTAGCATACGCCGATACGCATTTAGATATTAGAGTTATTAAAGGCGATGCGACTTCTATTTCTATTTTAAAAGATGCACGTGTTAATAGTTGTGATTTATTTATAGCGGTAACATCTAGTGAAACAACTAATATTACAGTTTGTGTTTTAGCAAAGCAATTAGGAGCTGAGAAAACGATTGCTAGAATTACGAATACTGAATTTATTCATTATAAAGATGAAGTCGGGTTTACAAAATTTGGTATTGATGAGTTAATTTCTCCAGAAGCTTTGGCGGCTTCAGAAATTGAATTGTCTTTAAAACAATCTTCTTTTAACGAAAATTACGAGTTTGAAGATGGGGCATTAACCATGGCGGGTTTAACACTTTCTAAAACAGCTTCATTTATTGGGAAAACGGTTAAAGAAGCAGCTCAAATTTTTCCTGAAATACATTTTGTACCCATTGCTATTCAGCGTTTTGGTACACAATTCACTATTATTCCTAGAGGTGATACTAAGTTTAAACGAGGCGATAATGTGGTGTTTATAACATCTGAAGGTGGCGATGAAGAACTATGTAGACTTACCGGTAAGGTTAATAGAGAAATTAAAAACGTGATGATTCTAGGAGGAAGTCAAATAGGCTATAAAACTGCTAGAGATTTAAGTGAAAAAGGATTTAATGTCAAGCTATTAGAAGGCGATAGAGATAGAGCATTTGACTTAGCCGAGGAGTTAACAAAGGTACTCGTTATAAATAGTGATGGACGTAATGTTGATTTGCTTGAAGAAGAAAACATAAGTGAGATGGATGCTTTTATTGCAGTAGGCACAAATTCTGAAACAAATATTATGTCTTGTTTAGTCGCTAAATCTAAAGGTGTAAAAAAAACCATTGCTTTAGTAGAGAATATAGATTATTTTGATTTATCTCATTCCATAGGTATTGATACTTTAATCAATAAAAAATTATTAGCAGCAAATAATATTTTCAGGTATATACGTAAAGGTGAAGTTGTTGCTATGACTAAGCTTAATAACTTAAATGCTGAGTTATTAGAGTTTGAAGTAAAAGGCACGTCAGCTATCTGTAATAAAATAATTAAAAATATTAATTTTCCTCGAACAGCTATTATTGGAGGCGTTGTTAGGAACGGTGTTGGAATGATTGCACTGGGTGATTTTAAGATTGAAGAAGGAGATCGTGTTGTAGTTTGTTGTTTATTACAATCAATAAAACGCGTTGAAAAATTATTTCTTTAA
- a CDS encoding potassium transporter TrkG produces the protein MKLNYKIIFHFLGLLLLFNGGFMLLSALVSLIYEDAVAFRIFLAGLLTLVVGVIGMLFTRNHKKEMNKREGYIVVAFGWVIMSLSGTLPYLLTESIPGFTNAFFETMSGYTTTGASILNDIEAVPKGVLFWRSTTHWIGGMGIIVLAIAILPLLGIGGMQLFAAEAPGPSADKLHPRITDTAKRLWLIYFGYTVAETLLLKLAGMSFFDAINHSMATLSTGGFSTKNASVAYWNSQPIIQYIIILFMFLAGSNFVLSYFAFKGKVQKIIKDEEFKLYFRFVLVFTIIAALIIYFRADVSISSIAHPMVWGEGESAFRHSLFQVLTVITTTGFITADYTLWTPFLTVFFFGIMFLGGSAGSTSGGVKVVRHLILIKNGFLEFKRTLHPNAIVPVRYNKKAINRFIVFNVLAFFILYMLSFIIGALVFSMFDIDFTSAIGLSASSLGNIGPALGNFGPVNNYAALPLLAQWWASFLMLIGRLELFTVLILFTPFFWRNR, from the coding sequence TTGAAACTCAACTATAAAATTATTTTTCACTTTTTAGGATTACTATTATTGTTTAATGGTGGTTTTATGCTACTATCTGCTCTTGTAAGTTTAATTTATGAAGATGCTGTTGCATTTAGAATATTTCTTGCGGGTTTATTAACACTAGTTGTAGGGGTTATAGGGATGTTGTTTACTCGTAACCATAAAAAGGAAATGAATAAGCGTGAAGGTTATATTGTTGTAGCCTTTGGCTGGGTTATTATGTCTTTATCGGGAACATTACCTTATTTACTAACAGAAAGTATCCCTGGTTTTACAAATGCTTTTTTTGAAACCATGTCTGGTTATACTACCACAGGAGCTTCTATTCTAAATGATATCGAAGCAGTGCCAAAAGGTGTGTTATTTTGGCGTAGTACAACTCATTGGATTGGTGGTATGGGAATTATTGTACTTGCTATAGCTATATTACCATTATTGGGAATAGGAGGTATGCAGCTTTTTGCAGCTGAAGCACCTGGGCCAAGTGCCGATAAATTACATCCTAGAATTACAGATACAGCAAAACGTTTATGGCTTATTTATTTTGGTTATACAGTAGCTGAAACGTTATTGCTTAAACTGGCAGGTATGTCCTTTTTCGATGCTATAAATCATTCAATGGCAACCTTGTCAACAGGTGGGTTTTCTACAAAAAATGCGAGTGTTGCTTATTGGAATAGTCAACCTATTATTCAATATATTATTATATTGTTTATGTTTTTAGCAGGTTCTAACTTTGTATTAAGTTACTTTGCATTTAAAGGAAAAGTTCAAAAAATTATTAAAGACGAGGAGTTTAAATTGTACTTTAGGTTTGTACTTGTTTTTACTATAATTGCTGCACTTATTATTTATTTTAGAGCAGATGTTTCAATATCTTCAATAGCGCATCCAATGGTTTGGGGAGAGGGTGAAAGTGCTTTTAGGCATTCACTTTTTCAAGTCTTAACAGTAATTACAACTACAGGATTTATAACTGCCGATTATACATTATGGACCCCCTTTTTAACTGTTTTCTTTTTTGGAATTATGTTTTTAGGTGGTTCTGCTGGTAGTACTTCTGGTGGTGTTAAAGTTGTACGCCATTTAATACTTATTAAAAACGGTTTTTTAGAGTTTAAACGTACGCTTCATCCTAATGCCATTGTACCTGTTCGATATAATAAAAAAGCTATAAACAGGTTTATTGTATTTAATGTTTTAGCATTTTTTATATTATACATGCTGTCATTTATTATAGGTGCTTTAGTGTTTTCTATGTTCGATATAGATTTTACATCTGCCATTGGGTTGTCTGCCTCTAGTTTAGGTAATATTGGACCAGCGCTAGGTAATTTTGGACCTGTAAATAATTATGCGGCATTGCCACTTTTGGCGCAATGGTGGGCCTCCTTTTTAATGCTTATTGGTCGTTTAGAACTCTTTACGGTACTTATTTTGTTTACGCCTTTCTTTTGGCGTAATAGATAG
- a CDS encoding ferritin-like domain-containing protein has translation MELHKLFENQYNELEQDLDEIAERISKLGGKPIGTM, from the coding sequence ATGGAATTACATAAACTATTTGAAAATCAATATAACGAATTAGAGCAAGACCTTGATGAAATAGCTGAGCGCATTAGCAAATTAGGAGGAAAACCTATTGGTACGATGTAA
- a CDS encoding CsbD family protein, with translation MNTTEIKGNWNELKGKLKQKYATLTDDDLFIAEGKQDELIGRLQEKLGKTKEEVHKIISDL, from the coding sequence ATGAATACTACAGAAATTAAAGGAAATTGGAACGAGCTTAAAGGTAAATTAAAACAAAAGTATGCGACATTAACTGATGATGATTTATTTATAGCTGAAGGAAAACAAGATGAGTTAATAGGAAGGTTACAAGAGAAACTAGGAAAAACAAAAGAAGAAGTGCATAAAATTATTTCTGATTTATAG
- a CDS encoding AI-2E family transporter, whose translation MNTKNQINHSVLSLLALIAVVFILYVLKPFIVPIIFAIILSVMIFPIQRFLEKKWRCNRLFATLTSIIVLFFITALIFALISTRLLYFMDNSEVYSQKLAELFHKFVNSIEHTFNIGNNRIFANQELKAENIIKDNLDKVGVVLSESSSLLGDLVLIPIYIFFFLYYRAFFRTFFYKAFKSKSKSFINSILKKIYEIQQNYLLGLLKVIVIVGCLNSLGLVLLGIGNPIFFGFLAALLLLIPYIGVIIGSLLPAIIALATKDSAWYAFGVIAVFGFIQFLEGNFITPKITGSKVSVNAFVVITSLVLFSMLWGITGMILALPITATLKILFDNTSGYEAYGFLIGEPIDKHLQSKARGRLKKWKSIRKTKNDA comes from the coding sequence ATGAACACAAAAAATCAAATAAACCACAGTGTGCTAAGTTTATTGGCACTCATTGCTGTGGTTTTTATTTTATATGTATTAAAACCTTTTATAGTTCCTATAATATTCGCTATAATATTAAGCGTTATGATATTTCCTATTCAAAGGTTTCTTGAAAAAAAATGGCGATGCAACAGGTTGTTTGCAACCCTTACTTCTATAATAGTTTTGTTTTTTATAACGGCATTAATCTTTGCTTTAATTAGTACTAGGTTACTATATTTTATGGATAATAGCGAGGTTTACTCTCAAAAATTAGCAGAACTCTTCCATAAGTTTGTAAATAGTATAGAGCACACGTTTAATATCGGGAATAATCGAATTTTTGCAAATCAGGAGTTAAAAGCCGAAAATATTATTAAAGACAATCTAGATAAAGTAGGTGTCGTTTTATCAGAATCTAGTAGCCTTTTAGGTGATTTAGTTTTAATACCCATTTATATTTTTTTCTTTTTATACTATAGAGCTTTTTTTAGAACATTTTTTTATAAAGCTTTTAAGTCAAAATCAAAATCATTTATAAATAGCATTTTAAAAAAGATTTATGAAATACAACAAAATTATTTATTAGGATTACTTAAGGTTATCGTTATAGTAGGTTGTTTAAATAGTTTAGGCTTGGTGCTTTTAGGAATAGGTAATCCGATTTTCTTCGGGTTTTTAGCAGCACTTTTATTATTAATTCCATATATAGGCGTTATTATTGGGTCGTTATTACCTGCCATTATAGCTTTGGCAACAAAAGACTCTGCTTGGTATGCTTTTGGTGTTATTGCCGTTTTTGGTTTTATTCAATTTTTAGAAGGTAATTTTATAACGCCCAAAATTACAGGGTCTAAAGTAAGTGTTAATGCCTTTGTTGTTATTACATCATTGGTTTTGTTTTCAATGCTTTGGGGAATAACAGGTATGATTTTAGCATTGCCAATTACGGCAACTTTAAAAATATTATTTGATAATACATCAGGATACGAAGCTTATGGTTTTCTTATAGGTGAGCCTATAGATAAACATTTACAAAGTAAAGCAAGGGGACGTTTAAAAAAATGGAAAAGTATTAGAAAAACTAAAAATGACGCCTAA
- a CDS encoding AraC family transcriptional regulator has protein sequence MILFIKFDFNTICKKVLETKLNELNIKHKIVAFGEIELLEKVPSETYEALNNTLIDYGIEIVENQKSILVQKIKDVIIDMVFNDDSTVNVKSSVYLSEKLGHSYGYLSNLFSEVTYTSIENFIIIQKIEYTKQLLITTDLSLTEIAFKLNYSSVAHLSTQFKNTTGITPSAFQRIISKRRIISQQKN, from the coding sequence ATGATATTATTTATAAAGTTCGATTTTAATACTATTTGTAAAAAAGTTTTAGAGACAAAACTTAACGAGCTTAACATAAAACACAAAATTGTGGCTTTTGGAGAAATAGAGTTGCTAGAAAAAGTGCCTTCAGAAACATACGAAGCTTTAAATAATACTTTAATTGACTATGGTATCGAAATAGTTGAAAATCAAAAAAGTATTTTGGTTCAAAAAATAAAAGATGTTATTATTGATATGGTTTTTAATGATGACTCTACAGTAAATGTTAAAAGTTCGGTGTATTTGTCAGAAAAATTAGGTCATAGCTACGGGTATCTTTCCAATTTATTTTCAGAGGTTACATATACATCCATTGAAAATTTTATTATCATTCAAAAAATAGAATACACCAAACAACTTTTAATAACGACAGATTTAAGTTTAACCGAAATAGCTTTTAAGCTTAATTATTCTAGTGTAGCTCACTTAAGTACCCAATTTAAAAATACAACTGGTATTACACCTTCTGCTTTTCAGCGTATAATTTCAAAAAGAAGAATCATATCACAACAAAAAAACTAA
- a CDS encoding response regulator has protein sequence MPNDYIHIILADDDEDDRLFFTDAFDELNMNTKVNTFNDGIELMEYLNADDVILPNVLFLDLNMPKKSGIECLNEIKANSKMSDIAIAIYSTSASEEDIEETFVLGANIYIKKPSSFKQLKKVLSEVVSINWQYHTNGLNKDNFLMRL, from the coding sequence ATGCCAAACGACTATATACATATTATTCTTGCTGATGATGACGAGGATGATAGATTGTTTTTTACCGATGCTTTTGATGAGTTAAATATGAATACCAAGGTAAATACCTTTAACGATGGTATTGAACTTATGGAATATTTAAACGCTGATGATGTTATATTGCCAAATGTGCTTTTTTTAGATTTAAATATGCCTAAAAAGTCGGGGATAGAATGCTTAAATGAAATTAAAGCCAATAGCAAAATGTCTGATATTGCCATTGCTATTTATTCTACATCGGCATCAGAAGAAGATATAGAAGAAACCTTTGTGTTAGGGGCTAATATTTATATAAAAAAACCAAGTAGTTTTAAACAACTAAAAAAAGTGCTTTCAGAAGTTGTATCAATCAATTGGCAATACCATACTAACGGTTTAAACAAAGATAACTTTTTAATGAGATTGTAA
- a CDS encoding CHASE3 domain-containing protein — translation MSKRLFSKSALFLKIIFLVSVFLVLLISGFTYKHISNLTNSTKLVVTTYKVNVELEQVISYLKDAENGHRNYILTKDTTHLEPYLSAREKVNVSFAELKEVANQNEVQKENLRILSKYIDNLFNNFTQTNAFVGNNLTLTEEFKSNFFEEKIIMDSIRQKVNEMIDLENKQLKERQKQYQSNLDFTPLFLYLVLLVTLVLIIISYNKITNDYKNTKLINNQLSIFKEAAIQLETIGKHGNWVWYIDTNVFTFSDNLYHVLGEKPGAFKCTLENFMSFVHPDDKEKLAAAVDRMMKEENLPFTYFRIITKDDAIKHIKAYGKLLVSADGEKRIVGNITDISDEVESYLVLGERNLELEKNNAELSEFNYVASHDLQEPLRKIQTFISRLEDKEAKKFSASGIQYLERINIAATRMRLLIDDLLQFSRTNKPDKEFVSTNLNELLEQAKQDVAETILEKEATITSDLLPTVSVIPFQIHQLFLNLLSNSLKYCKEKVPPNIKIEYSKVSSKNDVNLINVPKGEFHKIIFSDNGIGFEQKYGDQIFELFSRLHNKENYSGTGVGLSICKKTVDNHDGIIMAFGKPQEGAVFTIYLPA, via the coding sequence ATGTCAAAAAGATTATTTTCAAAATCAGCTTTATTTTTAAAAATTATTTTTTTGGTTAGTGTATTTCTTGTCCTTTTAATAAGTGGTTTTACATATAAGCACATTTCTAATTTAACAAATTCTACAAAACTGGTAGTAACCACTTATAAAGTTAATGTTGAGTTAGAACAGGTTATTTCATATTTAAAAGATGCCGAGAATGGTCATAGAAATTATATTTTAACCAAAGATACGACGCACTTAGAGCCCTATTTGTCTGCTAGAGAAAAAGTTAATGTCTCTTTTGCTGAATTGAAAGAAGTGGCAAACCAGAATGAAGTACAAAAAGAAAACTTACGTATATTAAGTAAATATATTGACAATCTATTTAATAATTTTACCCAAACGAATGCTTTTGTTGGAAACAATCTAACATTAACAGAAGAGTTTAAATCCAATTTTTTTGAAGAAAAAATAATAATGGATTCTATTAGGCAAAAAGTAAATGAGATGATTGATCTTGAAAATAAACAGCTTAAAGAACGCCAAAAACAATATCAAAGTAATTTAGATTTTACACCTTTATTTTTATATTTAGTTTTGTTAGTTACGCTTGTGTTAATTATAATTTCATACAACAAAATAACTAATGATTATAAAAACACCAAGTTAATAAACAATCAATTGTCCATATTTAAAGAGGCCGCTATTCAATTAGAAACTATTGGTAAACATGGTAATTGGGTATGGTATATTGATACAAATGTATTCACGTTTTCAGATAATTTATACCACGTATTAGGAGAAAAACCAGGAGCTTTTAAGTGTACTTTAGAGAATTTCATGAGCTTTGTGCATCCAGATGATAAAGAAAAGCTAGCTGCTGCTGTAGATAGAATGATGAAAGAAGAAAACTTGCCTTTTACATACTTCAGAATCATTACAAAAGATGACGCCATAAAGCACATTAAAGCTTATGGTAAACTACTTGTAAGTGCCGATGGCGAAAAACGAATTGTTGGAAATATTACTGATATTTCTGATGAGGTTGAAAGTTATTTAGTTCTAGGTGAACGTAATTTAGAACTAGAAAAAAATAATGCTGAACTTTCAGAATTTAATTATGTTGCTAGTCATGACTTGCAAGAACCCTTACGGAAAATACAAACCTTTATATCTAGATTAGAAGACAAAGAAGCAAAAAAATTTTCGGCTTCAGGTATTCAATACCTCGAGCGTATTAATATAGCAGCTACTAGAATGCGCTTGTTAATTGATGATTTACTTCAGTTTTCTAGAACCAATAAGCCTGATAAAGAGTTTGTCTCAACTAATTTGAATGAACTTTTAGAACAGGCAAAGCAAGATGTAGCAGAAACTATTTTAGAAAAAGAAGCAACTATTACAAGCGATTTGCTGCCAACAGTATCGGTAATACCATTTCAAATTCATCAGTTATTCTTAAACTTACTAAGTAATTCATTAAAATATTGCAAAGAAAAAGTCCCTCCAAATATTAAAATAGAATATTCAAAAGTTAGTTCAAAGAACGATGTAAATTTGATTAATGTACCTAAAGGGGAGTTTCATAAAATCATCTTTTCTGATAACGGTATTGGATTCGAACAAAAATATGGCGATCAAATATTCGAATTATTCAGTAGGCTACATAACAAAGAAAATTATTCTGGTACAGGAGTAGGACTTTCTATTTGTAAAAAAACTGTAGATAACCATGATGGAATTATAATGGCTTTTGGAAAACCTCAAGAGGGAGCTGTTTTTACAATTTATCTTCCTGCGTAA